A stretch of the Melanotaenia boesemani isolate fMelBoe1 chromosome 24, fMelBoe1.pri, whole genome shotgun sequence genome encodes the following:
- the arl6ip6 gene encoding ADP-ribosylation factor-like protein 6-interacting protein 6 — MSGSARTAQKGSKPWLQVVSSVVVSAAAVTAVGCVCALLYPVLKELRAERVTAEDGAEQRMLGFWSVLVLSVLAGIICCVLSWTLTYLDSYQPGTTFPSPLILLSFRNESAHGFHMSYGIAALNGLMAMVTVIWSLT, encoded by the exons ATGTCTGGGAGCGCGAGGACAGCGCAGAAGGGCTCCAAACCATGGCTCCAGGTCGTCTCTTCGGTTGTGGTCTCCGCTGCAGCCGTGACCGCGGTCGGCTGCGTGTGCGCGCTCCTGTACCCGGTCCTCAAAG agctgcgAGCAGAAAGAGTGACAGCAGAGGATGGTGCTGAGCAGAGGATGCTGG GTTTCTGGAGCGTCCTGGTGCTGTCAGTGTTGGCAGGAATCATCTGCTGTGTCTTATCATGGACTCTCACCTATCTGGACTCCTACCAGCCTGGGACGACGTTCCCATCACCTCTGATCCTGCTCAGCTTCAG AAATGAATCCGCCCATGGTTTCCACATGAGTTATGGGATTGCTGCTCTAAATGGTCTCATGGCCATGGTGACCGTCATCTGGAGCCTCACCTGA